In Alteromonas sp. V450, the following proteins share a genomic window:
- the sixA gene encoding phosphohistidine phosphatase SixA — translation MSGQSSNDDIYLFIMRHGEAEAPQIDDKRRQLTTLGREQSKKAASWLREHYCSSGTVDLALVSPYSRARQTHDMVSLDIVSDRIEIDEEFIPSGLPKVASDYIDAIIHNAVNTKKPIKRLLVVSHMPLVSYLVDELCQSYTTSLFSTASIAVIKYSLNDHKGKLITHYQGL, via the coding sequence ATGTCAGGTCAAAGTAGCAACGACGACATCTACCTTTTTATCATGCGGCACGGTGAAGCCGAGGCGCCACAAATTGATGATAAGCGTAGACAATTAACAACGCTGGGAAGAGAGCAGTCCAAAAAAGCTGCGAGCTGGTTAAGAGAACACTATTGTTCAAGCGGAACCGTCGATTTGGCATTGGTGAGTCCTTATAGCAGAGCGCGTCAAACGCATGATATGGTCTCGCTGGACATCGTTTCTGACAGAATTGAGATTGACGAAGAATTTATTCCAAGTGGTTTGCCCAAAGTAGCAAGCGACTATATAGACGCCATCATTCACAATGCTGTTAATACAAAAAAACCAATCAAGCGTCTACTCGTAGTTAGTCACATGCCATTAGTGAGTTATTTGGTTGATGAGCTTTGTCAATCGTATACGACCAGTCTATTTTCTACTGCTTCAATTGCTGTAATTAAGTATTCCCTCAATGATCATAAAGGCAAATTAATTACGCATTATCAAGGTTTATAA
- a CDS encoding HlyC/CorC family transporter, with protein MDDISTSTLFIALGVLILLSAYFSSSETGMMSINRYRLKHLQGEGNRSAIRVAKLLDRPDRLIGLILIGNNLVNIAASSLATILCIRLFGDYWGLFAATFGLTLVLLIFAEVTPKTLAALYPEKIAFPSSLILLPLLTLLYPFVAAINGITNGILALLRISPANGSDDSLSREELRTVVFEAGTMIPKKHQDMLVSILDLESVTAEDIMVPRAEIFAIDINDDWKKIQKALTHAQHTRVLLYRDSIDDAVGFVHVRDALRLLSKDQFTKSSLLRAVREIYYTPESTPLHTLMYKFQAEKERIALVVDEYGDIMGLVTLEDILEEIIGDFTTSMVPDHSKEAHVQQDGSVLVDGSANVRELNKEMNWNLPIEGPKTLNGLLLEYLEEIPENKVSVRLAGYPLEIVDISENMIKTVRVMPEYYVPPRDTNLE; from the coding sequence TTGGACGACATATCAACGAGTACGCTGTTCATTGCACTCGGCGTACTCATATTACTTTCTGCGTATTTTTCTAGTTCTGAAACAGGCATGATGTCGATAAACCGTTATCGGCTCAAGCATCTTCAAGGTGAAGGTAACCGTTCTGCTATTCGCGTAGCTAAACTACTCGACCGACCAGACCGCCTTATTGGCCTAATCCTCATAGGCAACAACCTGGTGAATATTGCGGCATCCTCGCTGGCTACAATTCTTTGTATACGGTTGTTTGGAGATTATTGGGGCTTGTTTGCTGCCACATTTGGTTTGACCCTTGTGCTACTTATATTTGCAGAAGTGACGCCAAAAACGCTTGCCGCACTATATCCAGAAAAAATTGCGTTTCCAAGTTCACTTATTCTTCTACCGCTATTAACGTTACTTTATCCTTTTGTGGCAGCAATAAATGGAATAACCAATGGTATTTTAGCACTGCTTCGAATTAGTCCTGCAAACGGTAGTGATGACTCTCTTAGCCGAGAAGAACTTCGCACTGTGGTTTTCGAGGCAGGCACTATGATCCCTAAAAAGCACCAAGATATGCTTGTAAGTATACTGGATCTTGAAAGCGTTACCGCCGAAGACATCATGGTACCAAGGGCCGAAATTTTTGCTATCGACATTAATGATGATTGGAAAAAAATTCAAAAAGCGTTAACGCATGCACAACATACCAGAGTCTTGTTGTATCGCGACAGCATTGACGATGCAGTGGGGTTTGTCCATGTGCGTGATGCGCTTCGCTTACTGTCAAAAGATCAGTTTACAAAATCTAGCCTCTTGCGTGCGGTAAGAGAAATATACTACACCCCAGAGTCAACGCCCTTGCACACGTTGATGTATAAGTTTCAAGCAGAGAAAGAACGCATTGCTCTTGTTGTAGATGAATACGGCGACATTATGGGCCTTGTAACTCTTGAGGATATCCTTGAAGAAATTATCGGTGACTTTACCACGAGCATGGTTCCTGATCACAGTAAAGAAGCCCACGTTCAGCAAGATGGCTCTGTTTTGGTTGACGGAAGTGCTAACGTTAGAGAACTCAATAAGGAAATGAACTGGAATTTACCGATTGAAGGGCCAAAAACCCTCAACGGTCTTTTGCTAGAATATCTTGAAGAAATTCCAGAAAACAAGGTGAGCGTTCGCCTTGCAGGCTACCCTCTTGAAATCGTTGATATCTCTGAAAATATGATAAAAACGGTTCGCGTAATGCCTGAATACTACGTTCCTCCTAGAGATACAAACCTAGAATAA
- a CDS encoding inner membrane protein YpjD gives MNTLFAISAALLYALAAAVLIGKFVHQDGPNKRLGLSLASIGALAHIAFLINVIIVSPGQDMSITNVLSLVSWIITVSMLIFARSIPNLILLPVVFGFAAMAVLASHLIPVSYIMHIELQPGLVVHISLSLFAYCTLVIAFLYALQMSYITYRLKQKGATLLHSSLPPLMLVENILFKLLLAGTCLLSVSLLSGFVFLDDMLNKTYAHKTVLSASALVVFLTLVVGQKLRGWRGKQVIAMTVLGVVLLSLAYFGSKLVRELIL, from the coding sequence ATGAACACCCTTTTCGCCATTTCTGCTGCTTTACTCTACGCATTGGCTGCGGCAGTACTTATTGGCAAATTCGTACATCAAGACGGCCCGAATAAGCGCCTCGGTCTATCTTTGGCAAGTATCGGGGCGTTGGCGCATATAGCATTTCTAATCAACGTGATAATTGTTTCGCCAGGGCAAGATATGAGCATAACAAATGTGTTATCTTTGGTGTCTTGGATCATCACCGTATCAATGCTTATTTTTGCTCGATCGATCCCCAACCTCATTCTGCTTCCTGTTGTTTTTGGTTTTGCTGCAATGGCCGTGTTAGCATCGCATTTAATTCCCGTATCGTACATAATGCACATCGAACTGCAGCCTGGGTTAGTGGTACATATTAGTTTGTCTCTTTTTGCATATTGCACATTGGTTATAGCGTTTTTATACGCACTTCAAATGTCGTACATAACCTACCGCCTAAAACAAAAAGGAGCGACATTGCTTCACTCCTCACTTCCGCCCCTTATGCTGGTCGAAAATATTCTTTTCAAATTATTACTCGCAGGAACGTGTTTGCTGTCGGTTTCGCTTCTTAGCGGATTTGTTTTCCTAGATGATATGCTAAATAAAACGTATGCACATAAAACGGTTCTTTCAGCATCAGCGCTCGTTGTCTTCCTTACGCTTGTTGTAGGTCAAAAACTGCGCGGCTGGCGAGGCAAGCAGGTAATAGCCATGACAGTGTTGGGCGTTGTATTACTCTCTCTCGCTTATTTTGGCAGTAAGTTGGTGAGAGAGCTGATATTGTAA
- the ffh gene encoding signal recognition particle protein, translating into MFENLSERLGQTLRNVSGKGRLTEDNIKETLREVRMALLEADVALPVVKAFVAQVKERAVGTEVTKSLKPGQVFIKIVQSELESVMGEANEKLNLAAQPPAVVLMAGLQGAGKTTSVGKLAKYLTEREKKKVMVVSADVYRPAAIKQLETLAGEVNVAFHPSTILQKPIDIVNDAIVEAKKNFFDVLLVDTAGRLHVDNDMMDEIKELHAAVKPIETLFVVDAMTGQDAANTAKAFNDALPLTGVILTKADGDARGGAALSVRHITGKPIKFIGMGEKVDALEPFHPERIASRILGMGDVLSLIEEVERKVDKSKAEKLAKKVQKGKGFDLQDFKDQLEQMKNMGGMMGMLDKLPGMGGMSDKIKDQANDKQFNQMEAIINSMTPAERARPDMIKGSRKRRIAAGSGTQIQDVNRLLKQFTQMQKMMKKMSGGGMKKMMRQMKGMMPPGGGFGGPGGPGGFGGPGGFGGGGGFPPR; encoded by the coding sequence ATGTTTGAGAATTTATCAGAACGCTTAGGCCAGACATTACGAAATGTCAGCGGTAAAGGGCGTCTTACTGAAGACAATATTAAAGAAACGCTACGCGAAGTGCGTATGGCGCTACTTGAAGCCGACGTTGCGCTTCCGGTAGTAAAAGCGTTTGTTGCGCAGGTAAAAGAGCGTGCAGTTGGTACCGAAGTTACCAAGAGCCTCAAGCCTGGCCAAGTATTTATTAAAATCGTACAGTCTGAGCTAGAGTCTGTGATGGGGGAGGCGAATGAAAAGCTGAACCTTGCAGCTCAACCTCCAGCTGTTGTGCTTATGGCGGGCTTACAAGGTGCGGGTAAAACCACGTCTGTAGGTAAACTTGCCAAATACTTAACCGAGCGCGAGAAGAAGAAAGTGATGGTAGTGAGTGCCGACGTATACCGTCCGGCCGCCATCAAGCAGCTTGAAACACTCGCCGGTGAAGTGAATGTAGCTTTCCATCCGTCAACGATTTTACAAAAGCCCATTGATATCGTTAACGACGCTATTGTTGAAGCGAAGAAAAATTTCTTTGATGTACTACTTGTAGATACCGCGGGTCGTTTGCATGTCGATAACGACATGATGGACGAAATTAAAGAACTTCACGCTGCAGTTAAGCCAATTGAAACCCTGTTCGTGGTTGACGCTATGACAGGTCAGGACGCTGCGAATACCGCAAAAGCGTTTAACGATGCACTGCCTTTAACGGGTGTCATTCTTACTAAAGCAGATGGTGACGCACGAGGTGGTGCTGCGCTATCGGTTCGTCACATCACAGGTAAACCCATCAAGTTTATCGGTATGGGCGAAAAAGTGGATGCACTTGAGCCTTTCCACCCTGAGCGTATTGCGTCTCGTATCTTAGGTATGGGCGACGTACTTAGCCTTATCGAAGAAGTTGAGCGTAAGGTTGATAAGTCGAAAGCGGAAAAGCTGGCCAAGAAAGTACAGAAAGGAAAAGGCTTCGACCTGCAAGATTTTAAAGATCAGCTCGAGCAAATGAAGAACATGGGCGGCATGATGGGAATGCTTGATAAACTGCCTGGCATGGGCGGTATGTCTGATAAAATTAAAGATCAGGCGAACGACAAGCAGTTCAATCAAATGGAAGCCATCATTAATTCAATGACGCCCGCTGAACGTGCGCGCCCAGATATGATTAAAGGATCGCGTAAGCGCCGTATAGCAGCCGGCTCAGGTACGCAAATTCAAGACGTAAACCGTTTACTTAAGCAGTTTACGCAAATGCAGAAAATGATGAAGAAGATGTCTGGCGGCGGCATGAAGAAGATGATGCGTCAGATGAAAGGCATGATGCCTCCGGGGGGCGGTTTTGGTGGTCCAGGCGGCCCAGGTGGATTCGGCGGTCCTGGCGGATTTGGCGGAGGCGGCGGCTTCCCACCACGTTAA